The Mytilus trossulus isolate FHL-02 chromosome 3, PNRI_Mtr1.1.1.hap1, whole genome shotgun sequence genome contains a region encoding:
- the LOC134710007 gene encoding uncharacterized protein LOC134710007, translating into MWLDLHDFSFDCSKSYCRKQMTVYYPSGKRTAFVPEIRHRNICRAIHRGQNVEKCIIDMISKSHPETLTSATSNIISAECEAICKRGSGSILQDRSYSGIFNFHWDKFHDEIQLKAPQTLKVISSALNNIPIAPGEKKYTTLMHIISMALHGRNQEMSSIHYQIGFILTHGACKQRDIERLAKLGLTVNPRSVQNKLSSWEDFLDTDLVQLKEEWKEGVGVKYQMIGDNWDKNILPSYRTSQDKTLSLHLFQVIAVVDRIVPENKTVVEEEVQLNHADFIPSISEQEQLKKELSFLVATSVIQNIDQMKTKFESIFPSHLEHDYSDSSGIKTKQFPLGLFDCNENKTQQVIRLLKQLTEKYVPLKDNGEVIDEVFFGGDRLTDERIQSAQQAMSNGDTPKEKLQGFISKIEDWHRMMNFLEAICKLTYAQSTMDRGTACYFRNFLNLRNVKAEVKNAFRAYKLLYYTIFDACCCILFMKQFNTHDLEGVIEMPSDFKERNSEQKVQWLLNVCSSIVEEWFFENTDMFQELREILEDPDHPENYWVLNEEGRFPCHYCIKTYSHVGSLKTHERICHQHNGPKIEKKKKAKTSANDDQLFNYIILLFKLTGLLKNLDTAIDMADGRRSVRSAKYELPIFNTTNKLKYVIGCIHLTALSEETLSPEQRDRLILNRTVNLQGGKNNNLALDEYVEMLNRDSKDIVTGHQTKESIIAHSKQYPHLINYIKHFDIISEIRQRKGFHKLPQYKADVMKVAKELIEIRAFEHTPKRKFVCKDLSTERNPFINSYRGLSTMINRHKPKEPFSRLRDKHQ; encoded by the exons ATGTGGTTGGATTTACATGACTTTTCATTTGACTGCAGTAAATCTTATTGCAGAAAACAG atgaCAGTGTATTACCCCAGTGGGAAAAGGACCGCTTTTGTACCAGAAATTAGACACAGAAATATTTGCAGGGCTATTCATAGAGgacaaaatgttgaaaaatgtattatagACATGATAAGTAAATCCCATCCAGAAACTTTGACCTCTGCTACATCCAATATTATTTCCGCTGAATGTGAAGCCATTTGCAAACGGGGATCTGGTTCTATTTTACAAGATAGATCCTACTCTGGAATATTTAACTTTCATTGGGATAAATTTCATGATGAAATACAACTTAAAGCACCACAGACATTGAAAGTAATATCTTcagctttaaacaatatacCAATAGCACCAGGAGAGAAAAAGTATACAACACTAATGCACATTATTTCAATGGCACTGCATGGAAGGAACCAAGAGATGTCCTCTATTCATTATCAAATTGGATTCATTCTGACACATGGTGCCTGCAAACAAAGG GACATTGAACGCTTGGCAAAGTTGGGCTTAACTGTAAACCCCAGATCTGTTCAAAATAAGCTATCATCTTGGGAAGATTTTTTAGACACAGATTTGGTTCAGTTAAAAGAGGAGTGGAAAGAAGGTGTTGGTGTCAAGTACCAAATGATTGGTGACAATTGGGACAAGAATATTTTACCATCTTACAGGACTTCCCAAGATAAAACGCTATCTCTGCACCTGTTTCAAGTTATTGCAGTTGTAGATAGAATTGTTCCAGAAAATAAAACCGTTGTTGAAGAAGAGGTACAACTGAATCATGCTGATTTTATACCATCAATATCAGAACAAGAGCAATTGAAGAAAGAGCTCTCCTTTCTCGTAGCAACATCagtaattcaaaatattgatcaaatgaaaactaAGTTTGAATCTATTTTCCCATCACACTTAGAGCATGATTACAGTGATTCATCTggaatcaaaacaaaacag TTTCCTTTGGGCTTATTTGACTGCAATGAAAACAAGACCCAACAGGTGATCAGACTTCTTAAGCAGTTGACTGAAAAGTATGTGCCACTAAAAGACAATGGAGAAGTGATTGATGAAGTTTTCTTTGGAG GAGACAGATTAACAGACGAAAGAATCCAGTCAGCTCAGCAAGCCATGTCAAATGGTGATACTCCAAAAGAGAAACTGCAAGGTTTCATTTCCAAAATTGAAGACTGGCATAGAATGATGAATTTTTTGGAG GCAATATGTAAACTCACATACGCCCAATCAACGATGGATAGAGGTACAGCCtgttattttagaaattttctGAATCTTAGGAACGTCAAAGCTGAGGTTAAAAATGCTTTTCGAGCATATAAACTGTTGTACTATACAATATTTGATGCctgctgttgtattttattcatgaaacaattcaatacaCATGACTTAGAGGGAGTTATAGAAATGCCATCTGACTTCAAAGAAAGGAACAGTGAACAAAAGGTCCAGTGGTTATTGAATGTATGTTCCAGTATTGTTGAGGAGTGGTTTTTTGAAAATACTGATATGTTTCAGGAGCTCAGAGAAATTTTGGAGGATCCTGATCACCCAGAGAATTATTGGGTTCTGAATGAAGAGGGAAGATTTCCCTGTCATTATTGTATAAAAACTTACTCTCATGTTGGAAGTCTAAAAACACATGAACGAATTTGTCATCAGCACAATGGaccaaaaattgaaaagaaaaagaaagcaaAGACTTCGGCAAATGATGATCAGCTATTTAACTACATTATTCTGTTATTTAAATTAACTGGACTTCTCAAAAATTTAGATACCGCTATTGATATGGCAGATGGAAGAAGATCTGTGAGGTCAGCAAAATATGAACTTCCAAttttcaatacaacaaataaattaaaatatgtcaTTGGTTGCATTCATTTAACTGCTCTTTCAGAAGAAACTCTATCACCAGAACAAAGAGATAGACTGATATTAAACAGAACAGTTAACCTTCAAGGGGGAAAGAACAATAACCTTGCTCTGGACGAATATGTTGAAATGCTGAACAGAGATAGTAAGGACATAGTTACAGGTCACCAAACAAAGGAAAGCATTATTGCACACTCAAAACAATATCCACATTTGATAAACTACATCAAACACTTTGATATAATATCAGAAATCCGACAACGAAAAGGATTCCACAAATTACCACAATATAAAGCAGACGTAATGAAGGTAGCAAAAGAACTGATAGAGATAAGGGCTTTTGAACATACACCAAAACGAAAATTTGTGTGTAAAGACTTGTCCACCGAAAGAAATCCATTCATTAATTCCTACAGAGGCTTATCAACCATGATAAACAGACACAAACCAAAAGAACCTTTTAGCCGTTTAAGAGACAAACATCAATAG
- the LOC134710008 gene encoding bifunctional 3'-5' exonuclease/ATP-dependent helicase WRN-like: protein MADDILDSMITEVCALFGVEMLKFEQREIVSSLLARRDCMAELPTGFGKSLPYQIYLPLIRRLKAEPEPTEVFTPETVNYLEKLDVEEKIIVCCPLVSLMNDQVKRLETVPGLKSAFKGNSEEGDQQIRNGSIDVIFASPETLVGDPYWRSQLQQLPVGLIVLDEFHTITTWGGDEETDEQEAFRKWFRYIGEMRAMFPNATALALSATCTNKIKKQVMKILNFKTDTTMFLNVSPNKSNIKLVVKKIENSVDTAMFWLIDSLERLGKDFPKTLIYANSINEVSKLYTYTTTEVPRCKSLVEMFHSETSDKNKKKIIEAMCQISSDIRIVFATTALGMGIDVVACHSIILYGSPRSILDLVQEIGRVGRDNSNSVAILMHNSYHLRSVNKEVKTVFTTNTCRRQVLMSNFLQDTELEELAKKECNKHTCCDNCAKNCSCGDCEILQIESLIENVETVPHDSDSDTIEYEYNAAADDGVELFSSDDDFLAELDENV from the exons ATGGCGGACGATATACTGGATTCGATGATTACAGAAGTTTGTGCATTATTTGGAGTAGAAATGTTAAAGTTTGAGCAAAGAGAAATAGTGTCATCACTTTTAGCGAGAAGAGACTGTATGGCTGAATTACCAACGGGATTTGGAAAGTCACTCCCGTACCAGATTTACCTTCCTTTGATACGGAGATTGAAAGCTGAGCCTGAACCAACTGAAGTGTTCACTCCTGAAACTGTCAATTATTTAGAGAAGCTTGACGTAGAAGAGAAAATAATTGTCTGTTGTCCACTTGTATCACTTATGAACGACCAAGTAAAGCGTCTAGAAACTGTACCTGGATTGAAGTCCGCCTTTAAAG GCAACTCTGAAGAAGGTGATCAACAGATAAGAAACGGATCAATTGACGTCATATTTGCATCTCCTGAGACACTGGTTGGCGATCCTTATTGGAGGTCACAACTCCAACAACTTCCAGTAGGGTTGATAGTTCTAGATGAATTTCATACCATAACAACATG GGGAGGTGATGAAGAGACAGATGAGCAGGAAGCATTTAGGAAGTGGTTCAGATATATAGGAGAGATGAGGGCCATGTTTCCGAATGCTACTGCATTAGCATTAAGCGCTACTTGTACCAACAAGATTAAGAAGCAGGTCATGAAAATCCTGAACTTTAAAACAGACACTACTATGTTTCTGAATGTGTCTCCAAACAAGAGCAATATTAAGCTTGTTgttaaaaagattgaaaattCTGTTGACACTGCCATGTTTTGGCTTATAGACTCTCTTGAACGTTTAGGAAAGGATTTTCCAAAAACATTGATATATGCCAACAGCATCAACGAAGTTTccaaattatatacatacaCTACAACTGAGGTGCCAAGGTGTAAGTCTCTGGTAGAAATGTTTCATTCTGAAACatctgacaaaaataaaaagaaaataatagaGGCTATGTGTCAAATATCTAGTGATATCAGAATTGTATTTGCAACCACTGCATTAGGAATGGGTATTGATGTTGTAGCTTGTCATAGCATCATACTTTACGGGTCACCCCGAAGTATTCTAGATTTAGTTCAGGAAATAGGAAGAGTGGGACGGGACAATTCCAACTCTGTTGCAATATTAATGCACAACTCCTATCATTTAAGAAGTGTCAACAAGGAAGTGAAGACAGTCTTCACAACAAATACATGCAGAAGACAAGTTCTGATGAGTAATTTCTTGCAAGATACTGAGTTGGAAGAACTTGCTAAAAAAGAATGTAACAAACACACTTGTTGCGATAATTGTGCCAAAAACTGTTCCTGTGGGGATTGTGAAATTCTTCAAATTGAATCTTTGATTGAAAATGTTGAAACTGTGCCACATGACAGTGATAGTGACACAATTGAGTATGAATACAATGCTGCAGCTGATGATGGAGTTGAATTGTTTAGTTCTGATGATGATTTTTTGGCAGAATTAgatgaaaatgtttga